In the Argonema galeatum A003/A1 genome, one interval contains:
- a CDS encoding anti-sigma factor antagonist (This anti-anti-sigma factor, or anti-sigma factor antagonist, belongs to a family that includes characterized members SpoIIAA, RsbV, RsfA, and RsfB.), translating into MKEIPLIQVPPRLSVLEAVAFKQNFKQLCQGSPLPNQIIIDFSQTTFMDSSGLGALVSNLKTAQQQGINLVLHQVQPQVMAVLSLTGLDEVFTIEQLREPVTPTVNRRRQWKPPVTHPSVRSWVKRAIDVVGALVGLGITAILFIPIAVAIKLDSRGPIFFGQIRCGWMGRRFRIWKFRSMCTNAEALKSTVENQVSGAIFKNDRDPRVTKLGRFMRRTSLDELPQFWNVLIGEMSLVGTRPPTPDEVESYEVPEWQRLDVKPGMTGEWQVSGRSQLRSFEDVIRLDLKYQQNWSLIYDMKLILKTIAVVFRKNSGAV; encoded by the coding sequence TTGAAAGAAATTCCCTTGATTCAAGTACCCCCTCGTTTAAGCGTGCTGGAGGCAGTGGCCTTCAAGCAAAACTTTAAACAGCTTTGCCAGGGAAGTCCTCTTCCCAACCAAATTATTATTGATTTTAGCCAGACCACTTTTATGGATAGCAGTGGTTTGGGCGCTCTGGTCAGTAATCTCAAAACCGCACAGCAGCAAGGGATTAACTTAGTACTCCACCAAGTGCAACCTCAAGTTATGGCGGTGTTGTCTCTCACGGGACTGGACGAAGTTTTTACTATTGAGCAACTCCGCGAACCCGTTACGCCTACAGTAAACCGTCGCCGCCAATGGAAGCCCCCAGTTACCCATCCTTCTGTCCGTTCCTGGGTTAAACGTGCCATAGACGTTGTGGGGGCGCTGGTAGGTTTGGGAATCACGGCGATTTTGTTTATTCCGATCGCAGTTGCGATTAAGCTGGATAGTCGAGGGCCGATTTTCTTCGGTCAAATCCGCTGCGGCTGGATGGGAAGGCGGTTTCGGATTTGGAAGTTCCGCTCAATGTGTACCAATGCGGAAGCCCTCAAGTCAACCGTTGAAAACCAAGTATCGGGGGCTATTTTCAAAAATGATCGAGACCCCCGCGTTACAAAGCTAGGTCGCTTTATGCGTCGAACCAGTCTGGATGAACTGCCTCAGTTTTGGAATGTGCTGATTGGAGAAATGAGTTTAGTTGGCACGCGACCGCCTACTCCAGATGAAGTAGAAAGTTATGAGGTTCCTGAGTGGCAGCGTTTAGATGTCAAACCCGGTATGACAGGGGAATGGCAGGTAAGCGGACGCTCTCAGCTTCGCAGCTTTGAGGATGTAATTCGTTTGGATTTGAAATATCAACAAAACTGGAGCCTCATCTATGATATGAAGCTTATTCTGAAAACTATTGCAGTAGTGTTCCGTAAAAATAGTGGTGCTGTTTAG
- a CDS encoding nucleoside deaminase, which yields MNHEDFMKIAIAQAKLGDTPYGTAIVKDNQIAIAAHNTVKQDNDPSAHAEVNAIRRLTAKLQNRSLEGYTLYTTCEPCPMCATACIWAGISEIIFGASIKDLIEFGAAQIDLPCEEIIAKGFREIKITPGILKSECLELFK from the coding sequence ATGAACCACGAAGATTTTATGAAGATAGCGATCGCACAAGCAAAGCTTGGGGATACGCCTTACGGTACTGCGATCGTGAAAGATAACCAAATTGCGATCGCGGCCCATAACACCGTCAAGCAAGACAACGACCCCTCAGCTCATGCAGAAGTCAACGCCATTCGCCGTTTAACCGCTAAACTTCAAAATCGTTCTCTCGAAGGTTATACCTTATATACCACTTGCGAACCTTGTCCTATGTGCGCTACAGCCTGTATTTGGGCAGGCATATCAGAAATTATCTTCGGTGCTTCAATTAAAGATTTGATCGAGTTTGGCGCAGCCCAAATTGATTTACCTTGCGAAGAAATCATTGCGAAGGGCTTTAGAGAAATCAAAATCACTCCAGGGATCTTAAAATCTGAGTGTTTAGAATTGTTTAAGTAG